The Stenotrophomonas maltophilia genome includes a region encoding these proteins:
- a CDS encoding MaoC family dehydratase, translated as MSADSELPPALQAVQQWAARERLSGVTCLDQARIDAFADATGDHNWIHVDPARAQAQMPGGRTIAHGFLLLSLTVEDDVAALAGFPGIAHVLNYGLNKVRFLAPVPSGSEVRVRSQLLSLDARQPGQWLLIQRKAVERVADGELALVAEQLSLVVITP; from the coding sequence GTGAGTGCGGACAGCGAGCTGCCTCCCGCCCTGCAGGCCGTGCAGCAGTGGGCCGCCCGTGAGCGGCTGAGTGGCGTGACCTGCCTGGACCAGGCGCGCATCGATGCCTTTGCCGACGCCACCGGCGACCACAACTGGATCCATGTCGATCCAGCGCGGGCGCAGGCGCAGATGCCGGGCGGGCGTACCATCGCACACGGCTTCCTGCTGCTCTCGCTGACGGTGGAGGACGATGTGGCCGCCCTGGCTGGCTTCCCCGGCATCGCCCATGTGCTCAACTACGGCTTGAACAAGGTCCGCTTCCTGGCGCCGGTGCCGAGCGGGTCCGAGGTGCGGGTACGCTCGCAGCTGCTGTCACTGGATGCGCGCCAGCCCGGCCAGTGGCTGCTGATCCAGCGCAAGGCCGTCGAGCGGGTCGCCGATGGCGAGCTGGCACTGGTCGCTGAGCAGCTGTCACTGGTCGTGATTACGCCCTAG
- a CDS encoding hybrid sensor histidine kinase/response regulator: MLTPSIVLFACIAWTALLFGVALWGERRGHRLSKAWPLIYALSLAVHCTAWTYYGAASQGRQWGFPIPPTLAGMALIFAFGLPFLLRLGRLAKQHNSATIADLVVARLRADRGLGFTITLVALFGIIPYIALQLKAVSQGLGTLLGDGFAPAGAQLDMSFWFALTMAAFTLLFGARKASATEPNRGIVVALGLESVLKLVALLAIGLNAALSVHKAGTPLLEKMAQLPPPAIVPDYLTMVALGAISAFTLPHQFHVGVVELRQTSDLKTARWMFPVYLLLIGLPSVPMALAGAAQLPASVSPDLYVLALPQAGGHHLLALLAYLGSLSAATGMMILSGLTLSIMLGNHGFGSRLLGGIGGGVANADLRPRVLAFRRAGILAVFLMSWLYSRAMSDTEALSDFGLMSFTALSQLAPAGLLAVYRPRTPSAAIIAGIVLGSLAWLWLVLLPMVIPAATPSVSADGLHWLAVVSLRVQPGHIAISMGASLAVNLLTVALVSRAVRPSLPRRRDAVAAASLRRTAGRFLGQERARQLLDGHAGQMLDDDRVTAVERELTAVVGAGMARLLVEAAREGGTAPLDAVTRAVGEATQVLRFNQRLLEAALENMSQGISVVDAQLQLVAWNSRYAALFKFPPELLQVGQPVVNLTAWALGQLKIGDGPGDTPTRALQRRVAHMRRGTPHLSERIFPDDTIVEIRGNPMPGGGYVATFTDVTAFRRAEDALKRSNETLERRVQDRTARLQQAVQEAERANAAKTRFLTAVGHDLIQPLHAAQLLTEAMSQHIESEFLDSFLRQIRGALDSTDDLLSGLLDISRLEAGGLVADPRPFALSTVLDPLAQEFAVLAAARGLQFRHVRSQAWVHSDPLLLRRVLQNFLANAIRYTRHGGVLLGVRRQGQALMIGVHDTGPGITQEQQAVVFEEFHRVDRSNGQGLGLGLTIAHRIADLLHAPLHLRSVPGHGSAFSISVQRAAPPVAPRSSAPTGGSNALKGIRVLAVDNDPDALEAMRQLLLSWGCDVIAAGSADAIGASAHEAALWLFDYHLDDGDTGVALWQRLADMHGPRPTVILSADTGSDTREAVRGAGLSLLNKPFKPLALRWAINHLLAATATR, from the coding sequence ATGTTGACGCCCTCCATCGTCCTCTTCGCCTGCATTGCATGGACCGCACTGCTGTTTGGCGTGGCGCTGTGGGGCGAGCGCCGGGGGCACCGGCTTTCGAAGGCATGGCCGCTCATCTATGCACTGTCGCTGGCCGTGCACTGCACCGCGTGGACCTACTACGGTGCGGCCTCGCAGGGGCGGCAATGGGGTTTCCCCATTCCACCAACCCTGGCCGGCATGGCGCTGATCTTCGCGTTCGGCCTGCCGTTTCTGCTCCGTCTCGGGCGGCTGGCCAAGCAGCACAACAGTGCCACCATCGCCGATCTGGTCGTTGCACGACTGCGTGCCGATCGCGGCCTCGGCTTCACCATCACCCTGGTGGCGCTGTTCGGCATCATTCCGTACATCGCACTGCAGCTGAAAGCCGTCAGCCAGGGGCTGGGCACCCTGCTGGGTGATGGGTTCGCGCCTGCCGGTGCGCAGCTGGACATGTCGTTCTGGTTCGCGCTGACGATGGCCGCGTTCACCCTGCTGTTCGGTGCACGCAAGGCCTCGGCCACCGAGCCCAACCGCGGCATCGTGGTCGCGCTGGGCCTGGAGTCCGTATTGAAGCTGGTGGCGCTGCTGGCCATTGGCCTGAATGCGGCGCTGTCCGTGCACAAGGCCGGCACACCGCTGCTGGAGAAGATGGCGCAGCTGCCGCCCCCGGCCATCGTGCCGGACTATCTCACCATGGTCGCGCTGGGGGCGATCTCCGCGTTCACCCTGCCGCACCAGTTCCATGTCGGCGTGGTCGAGCTTCGCCAGACCTCGGACCTGAAGACGGCACGCTGGATGTTCCCGGTCTACCTGCTGCTGATCGGCCTGCCGTCGGTGCCGATGGCATTGGCCGGCGCCGCGCAGCTGCCGGCCTCGGTATCGCCTGACCTGTACGTGCTGGCGCTGCCGCAGGCCGGCGGCCATCATCTGCTGGCGCTGCTGGCCTATCTGGGCAGCCTGAGCGCGGCCACCGGCATGATGATCCTGTCCGGGCTGACGTTGTCGATCATGCTTGGCAACCATGGATTCGGTTCGCGCCTGCTCGGCGGCATCGGGGGTGGCGTGGCCAACGCCGATCTGCGCCCGCGCGTGCTGGCGTTCCGCCGTGCCGGCATCCTCGCCGTGTTCCTGATGTCGTGGCTGTACAGCCGCGCGATGAGCGACACCGAGGCACTCAGCGATTTCGGCCTGATGTCCTTCACCGCCCTCTCGCAGCTGGCACCGGCTGGGCTGCTGGCGGTGTATCGCCCACGTACGCCCTCCGCGGCCATCATAGCCGGCATCGTGCTGGGCTCATTGGCCTGGCTCTGGCTGGTACTGCTGCCGATGGTGATCCCGGCCGCGACGCCGTCGGTCAGCGCCGACGGGCTGCACTGGTTGGCGGTGGTCTCGCTGCGCGTGCAGCCGGGGCATATCGCCATCAGCATGGGGGCCAGCCTGGCGGTCAACCTGCTGACCGTGGCCCTGGTGTCGCGGGCCGTGCGTCCGTCATTGCCGCGGAGGCGGGATGCGGTGGCTGCGGCGTCCCTGCGCAGGACCGCCGGACGCTTCCTTGGCCAGGAGCGTGCGCGCCAGCTGCTCGACGGCCACGCCGGGCAGATGCTGGATGACGACCGGGTCACCGCCGTCGAGCGTGAGCTGACGGCCGTGGTGGGCGCAGGCATGGCACGGCTGCTGGTCGAAGCCGCACGCGAGGGCGGCACCGCGCCGCTGGATGCGGTGACCCGCGCCGTCGGCGAAGCTACCCAGGTGCTGCGCTTCAACCAGCGACTGCTCGAAGCCGCGCTGGAGAACATGAGCCAGGGCATCAGCGTGGTCGATGCGCAGCTGCAGCTGGTGGCCTGGAACAGCCGCTACGCCGCGCTGTTCAAGTTCCCGCCGGAGCTGCTGCAGGTCGGGCAGCCGGTGGTCAACCTCACGGCGTGGGCACTGGGGCAGCTGAAGATCGGCGATGGCCCCGGCGACACGCCCACCAGGGCGTTGCAGCGCCGCGTCGCGCACATGCGCCGTGGCACGCCGCACCTGTCGGAACGGATATTTCCCGATGACACCATCGTCGAGATCCGCGGCAACCCGATGCCGGGCGGTGGCTACGTGGCCACCTTCACCGATGTCACGGCGTTCCGCCGCGCGGAGGATGCGCTCAAGCGCAGCAATGAAACGCTGGAACGCCGCGTACAGGACCGCACCGCGAGGCTGCAGCAGGCGGTCCAGGAGGCCGAGCGCGCGAACGCGGCGAAAACCCGCTTCCTGACGGCGGTCGGCCATGACCTCATCCAGCCCCTGCATGCGGCCCAGCTGCTGACCGAGGCGATGTCGCAGCACATCGAATCCGAGTTCCTCGACAGTTTCCTGCGGCAGATCCGCGGCGCACTGGATTCCACCGATGACCTGCTGTCCGGCCTGCTCGATATTTCGCGACTGGAAGCCGGTGGGTTGGTGGCCGATCCGCGCCCGTTCGCGCTGTCGACGGTGCTGGATCCGCTCGCGCAGGAGTTCGCGGTGCTGGCGGCGGCGCGCGGCCTGCAGTTCCGCCATGTGCGGAGCCAGGCCTGGGTCCATAGCGATCCCCTGCTGCTGCGCCGGGTGCTGCAGAACTTCCTGGCCAATGCCATTCGTTACACCCGCCATGGCGGTGTGTTGCTGGGTGTGCGCCGCCAGGGGCAGGCACTGATGATCGGCGTGCATGACACCGGCCCCGGCATTACTCAGGAGCAGCAGGCGGTGGTGTTCGAGGAGTTCCACCGGGTCGATCGCAGCAACGGCCAGGGACTGGGACTGGGCTTGACCATCGCCCACCGCATCGCCGATCTGCTGCATGCACCCTTGCACCTGCGCAGCGTGCCCGGGCACGGCTCGGCCTTCTCGATCAGCGTGCAACGCGCAGCACCGCCTGTGGCCCCGCGCAGTTCGGCACCGACGGGTGGCAGCAACGCCCTCAAGGGTATCCGCGTACTGGCAGTGGACAACGACCCGGACGCGCTGGAGGCGATGCGGCAACTGCTGCTTTCCTGGGGCTGCGACGTCATCGCGGCAGGCAGCGCCGATGCCATCGGGGCCTCAGCGCACGAGGCGGCGCTGTGGCTGTTCGACTATCACCTGGATGACGGCGATACCGGTGTTGCGCTGTGGCAGCGGCTGGCGGACATGCATGGACCGCGGCCGACGGTAATCCTCAGTGCGGATACCGGCAGCGATACACGCGAGGCGGTGCGCGGCGCTGGGCTATCCCTGCTCAACAAGCCGTTCAAGCCGTTGGCGTTGCGCTGGGCGATCAACCACCTGCTGGCGGCCACTGCCACGCGCTGA
- a CDS encoding response regulator transcription factor, with protein MPTLLIADDHPLFRAALHRAAEEAVADLQISEADSLDSVLEAIENQSIDLMLLDLHMPGNHGLAGLATIRALQPGLAIIIVSANEEPQVIRRAIDLGAAGYLPKSSGLNELQSALQSVLEGERWIPALLREPVARVAPFSRDADLAARLASLSAHQYKVLGLVAEGLLNKQIADRLGVQLRTVKAHMTRIMERLGVRNRAQAIRVLHEMGLADPSRLIEELPEP; from the coding sequence ATGCCAACCCTGCTCATCGCCGATGATCACCCCTTGTTCCGTGCGGCACTGCATCGCGCGGCGGAAGAGGCGGTCGCCGATCTGCAGATCAGCGAGGCGGATTCACTGGACAGCGTGCTGGAGGCGATCGAGAACCAGTCGATCGACCTGATGCTGCTGGACCTGCACATGCCGGGCAACCATGGGCTGGCCGGGCTGGCGACCATCCGTGCGCTGCAGCCGGGCCTGGCGATCATCATCGTCTCCGCCAACGAGGAGCCGCAGGTGATCCGGCGCGCCATCGACCTCGGCGCCGCGGGCTACCTGCCCAAGAGCTCGGGTTTGAACGAGCTGCAGTCCGCGCTGCAGTCCGTGCTGGAGGGCGAACGCTGGATCCCGGCGCTGCTGCGCGAGCCGGTGGCGCGGGTAGCGCCGTTCAGCAGGGATGCCGACCTCGCCGCGCGCCTGGCCAGCCTGTCCGCACATCAATACAAAGTGCTGGGGCTGGTGGCCGAGGGCCTGCTCAACAAGCAGATTGCCGACCGGCTGGGCGTACAGCTGCGCACGGTCAAGGCGCACATGACACGCATCATGGAGCGGCTGGGCGTACGCAACCGCGCGCAGGCCATCCGCGTGCTGCACGAAATGGGGTTGGCCGATCCGTCCCGGCTGATCGAAGAGCTGCCCGAGCCCTGA